AGAATCGCGATGGCGAACAAATGGAACCCTCGGGTGAGATGGGAACTGTTACCCGGACTATCGGCCCTGCTGGGGGGAAACTCAAACGATTTCGAGCATTTCTGAGGGCCGGGCAAAATGCGAGCCCGCGTGGCTCAACCTCGGGTCGCGATGGCCGTTGCGAGCCGTTCCACATCGGCGACTTCATTGTAGATCTGGGCGGAAAGCCGCACCCATAGCCTGCCACGCCATGCGTGGAGCTGTACCTCGATCCGGTCCTCGAAGAGGAGCGCGTCGCGAAGCCGGGCGGCGTCCTCCTTCGTGTGTCCCATGCGCTCGGGAAGAGGGACCGTTGCCATCGAGCCGATCATCGACTCGATTGGATCGAAGCTCGTCCGCAGGCGCTCGCTCAAGAGGCGCGCGCCCTCCCAGGCGAGGCGGTGGTTGTAGGATCGAACCGCTTCGATGCCCAACTCCCGCATGAATGCGATCCCCTCGGGGGCGGCGAGATAGGCGGAAGGGTCCCGGGTCCCGACCCAATCGAACTCGGTCGCGAACCCTCTCCCGAGACCCCAGGAGATTACCGTCGGATGAAGGCCCTCCTGAAGTCCGGGGGCCGCCCATAGAAACGCGCAGCTGCGGGGAGCGTAGGCCCACTTGTGGAGATTGCCCACGTACCAGTCCGCACCGATGGCCGGGAGGTCGAGGGGAAGCATGCCGGGCGCGTGGGCGCCGTCGATCAGGACGGCCACCCCCTTGTTGTGGCAACGCGCGACAATCTCCGTGATCGGCAGGACCAGCGCGCTCTCCGACGTGATGTGGTCGACGATGGCCAGGCGCGTCCGGGAGCCGATCGCCCGAAGCATGGACTCGATGAACGCGTTCGGGCCGTGCGACGGATCCGGCAGCTCGACCGTGCGCACGAGCGCACGCCGCTCGTTCGCGTGGAACGCGACGGCATTCGCGATGGCCCCGTAGGCGTGGTCGGTGATGACGATCTCGTCCCCTTTCCCGAAGGGGAACGAACGGAGCACCGCGTTGACCCCGGTCGTCGCGTTGTCCACGAAGACAAGATCGTTCCCGCGCGCCCCCAGAAACGCGGCCACCCGATCCGCGGCCGCCCGCATCCGCGGCTCAGCCGCTCGTGGCACGCCGACCGCCACCGCGGAGAGCTCGCGTAGAAGAAACCGCGAGGGCTGTTTTTCGATCTCGTCCCGGATGGCCTGCTGTGCCGCGAGCACCCGGCGCGGCGGCGCTCCGACCGTCCCGTGATTCAGGTACGTGATGTCGGGGTCCAGGGACCAGTGATCCGCCATCGCATGGCCGAACCGGGTCACGTCATGTACCGGGAGGTGGATGGAACCGGTCCCTCGGTGCGGCTGCACGGTCGATCGAGCGGGGTCTCAGGCCGCCGATTCTAGCAGCGGCGTCGACCGAAGTCGCGTATTCTCCCCGGCATGCCATTCGCCTCGCTCGGGCTCTCGCCGCTCGTCGTCAAAGGGGTGCGGGCGGCGGGATACATCGAGCCCACGCCGATTCAGAGCAAGGCCATCCCGATCATTCTCGAGGGCAAGGACGTGATCGGCGCGGCCCAAACCGGAACCGGAAAGACGGCCGCGTTCGTCCTCCCCATCCTGACGCGACTGCTCGGCGGCCCCCGGCGCCTCCGGGCGCTCGTGCTGACGCCGACGAGGGAGCTCGCGGCTCAGGTGGAAACGAACGCGCGCGATTACGCGCGATTCACGGATCTTCGAGTCGGGGTCGTGTACGGCGGTGTTCCGATCCCGCCCCAGGAGAGGCTGCTGAAGCAGAGCGGTGTGGACTTTCTCGTCGCCACGCCCGGGAGGCTCCTGGACCTTCACGACCGCCTCGCGCTCCGCCTCGACTACATCGAAGTGCTGGTGCTCGACGAGGCGGACCGGATGGTGGACATGGGCTTCGCCCCCGACCTGAAGCGGATCCTCCGCCTCATGCCCCGCGAACGCCAGACCCTCATGTTCTCCGCCACGATGCCGCCGGACCTGAACCGGGTCGCGCAGGAGGCGCTCCGCCATCCGGCCCGCGTCGACCTGGCGCCGCCCACGAGGCCGGCCGCGGGAATCACGCAGGCGGTCTATCCGGTGCCGCGGCACTTGAAGACCGACCTCCTCGACTCCATGTTGTCGCGTTCAGAGCTGAGCAGCGTGATCGTGTTCGCGAGAACGAAGCACGGGGCCGACAAGCTCGCGAGGGACCTTCAACGTCGCGGCCATTCCGTGGCCACGCTCCACGGAAACCGGAGCCAGAGCCAGCGCGAGCGCGCCCTCGGAGACTTGAGGCGCGGGCGGGTGCAGGTCCTGGTCGCGACCGACATCGCATCCCGCGGCATCGACGTCGAGGGGATCACCCATGTCATCAACTACGACGTGCCGCACGCGCCCGAGGATTACGTTCACCGAATCGGACGGACGGGGCGCGTCGACGCGGTCGGGGATGCCTTCACGCTCATCGCGCCCGAGGAGCAGAAGCAGCTGACCGCGATCGAGCGCTTCCTAGGGCGCTCCGTGCCTCGAGTGATCCTCCCCGA
The genomic region above belongs to Candidatus Eisenbacteria bacterium and contains:
- a CDS encoding aminotransferase class V-fold PLP-dependent enzyme; protein product: MADHWSLDPDITYLNHGTVGAPPRRVLAAQQAIRDEIEKQPSRFLLRELSAVAVGVPRAAEPRMRAAADRVAAFLGARGNDLVFVDNATTGVNAVLRSFPFGKGDEIVITDHAYGAIANAVAFHANERRALVRTVELPDPSHGPNAFIESMLRAIGSRTRLAIVDHITSESALVLPITEIVARCHNKGVAVLIDGAHAPGMLPLDLPAIGADWYVGNLHKWAYAPRSCAFLWAAPGLQEGLHPTVISWGLGRGFATEFDWVGTRDPSAYLAAPEGIAFMRELGIEAVRSYNHRLAWEGARLLSERLRTSFDPIESMIGSMATVPLPERMGHTKEDAARLRDALLFEDRIEVQLHAWRGRLWVRLSAQIYNEVADVERLATAIATRG
- a CDS encoding DEAD/DEAH box helicase encodes the protein MPFASLGLSPLVVKGVRAAGYIEPTPIQSKAIPIILEGKDVIGAAQTGTGKTAAFVLPILTRLLGGPRRLRALVLTPTRELAAQVETNARDYARFTDLRVGVVYGGVPIPPQERLLKQSGVDFLVATPGRLLDLHDRLALRLDYIEVLVLDEADRMVDMGFAPDLKRILRLMPRERQTLMFSATMPPDLNRVAQEALRHPARVDLAPPTRPAAGITQAVYPVPRHLKTDLLDSMLSRSELSSVIVFARTKHGADKLARDLQRRGHSVATLHGNRSQSQRERALGDLRRGRVQVLVATDIASRGIDVEGITHVINYDVPHAPEDYVHRIGRTGRVDAVGDAFTLIAPEEQKQLTAIERFLGRSVPRVILPDFDYKRRPAERRPAPAHPHGRNSRSDGPHPRGRPHGASASATQTRPQPAPRPTGAEQRTSHGRRPRKSHGMDRRNRGRI